A segment of the Necator americanus strain Aroian chromosome IV, whole genome shotgun sequence genome:
ATGAAATTTTAAGTGGAAGCAACGTTTAGgtttagaattttatttctcttcgtACTATACTTACTTTCACTGTAGAATTGAACTTTAAAGGTTTGTATGGTACCGTATATCTGAATATTTTTACAGAATACGAATTACGCCACCTATCAACAACCGTCGATGACTCCGTCACCCTTCTCTTACACTAACGGCTCTGTGATTAGGAGCACCTCAAACTACTCGGCTTATCCTGACATTGGACGTCCCATCTACACCACTTCACATATCAACGGACAGCTGAACGGGATGACCTTACAAAATACGGTGCCTCCAGAACAGGTAGCATTCCATATTATTGGCATCCTCTCAAATTTCCTACTTGTAACATTGAAGTACTTCATTGCTTTTATTCTAATCTTTAATTCTGGTATAATTACGttagtatttgttttttggCGCTTTTGTAGAGATAGCTGCTCATTTTACCCCTCAATCAGCTTTTGAACTGCCTATTTAATGCTTAGCCTTCGTTCTCATCTATAGGCAAAGCTGGCTGCTTCTTTCTCTTCACGATACACGCTCACTTGttctgttttaatttttaagacAACCTTAGTAgacttctgtttttctcacACAGCAACCGAGTTGCGAAAGTTTGCTGGCGGCACTACGCGAATCAGGTGTTTTCGACACATACACCGAATCAGCCGATATCGACGCCATCGAGTCGTTGACACCTGCCGACTCGCCAGTGTTAGGCATCCGCCGGTGAGGTTAATCGTCATGGACCGCGCCTATCCCAGCATCCAACACATCCACTCTCCGTCTCTGTGGTTCTTCCCCAGCTTCTCAACTTCTTTCTCGACCAACCCTCAATTCCCTCTCCGCTTTTCTGTGTCTTCGAATTTTGACtcgcaaaaggaaaaaaaaaagatttcttcgTCTTTTCCATATTCAACAGCAATGTCTTATGTTTCCCAAGTTAATACTTCTTTCGCCTAACACCTTTATTGCTTATGCTTATGCTTATGTGCTTCTGTATGTAACAATAAGCTTCTCTTTTCAAACATGTAGAACGGTGGATTTAATCCTTTGAACTCTGAAAAAGGCAATTGCTATTAGGCTCTTTTCAAGATTATTTTCCAGATTCCAGAAACCGAATTAGTGTCAGCCGGTGCCGCCTTCCGTAGTATAAAAACTTAGGCTACAAATTTCAAGCTGTCGGTTGAAAACACTCATTTGCCGTCCAAAAGGATATACTCACGATTTAGACTGCAAACCGATAATTGAGTACGAGATGCTCAATTACAAGAGACTAATTACATAATAAAATAGTCGTACTTTTGAGAATAGCAGCTTACTCATTATGAGCATcgttttgatgttttcttgcTTATCGTGCTAGTTCTGTCATAACAAGCTGTAATGTCAGCTACATAATATTATGTAGTCTCATGCACCGGGTTCCCTCCCGAAGGAGCTGCCGGCATCACTGGCCGGACCCAGAAGATTTGGGCTTGGCTAAGGCATGATGGGCTTGGCTTTCTGGACCTCTATTCCGCCGGAACAGAGGTCCTGGTTCCGCTTGTTTCAGCCTCTTTTTGCGTAACTCAGATCCAACGTCTTTCTTTCGCCAGGTACATTATGACTTATTAAGGCTTATCTTTAATACAAAACTAGAAAGTAGGGTTGCTAACTATGTAATAGTGCTAAACACAATTAACACTAATACAATCGAATAACTACGAATAAATGCAAACAAATTACTACggagaattaattaattgactaCTAGTATATAACCACGGCGACAGTATACATCAAACTACATAGTTTTACTGTCCACAGTACACGTGGCCAATCATAGTGCACTAACAGAGCCTAAGTTATGGGTCATCGTTTCTCTAAATGGGTAGGTTAGAGGAGCTGCGCCGCAGATGATGGATATACATTGTGGCGGCGGGCTACCTTTCCTTACAGTTCACGGAGCATCTAGATCGATTGCAGATCACGGATCAGGAGAACGCAAGACAAAACATGAATCCAAGCGCTGGGAACGGTGCATTGTATGCTAGCCAGCAGCGGATGGGAAGCACAGGAGGAAGACAGAAGCATCAAGACCCTGTCGCGAAAACTGAAATTGTGCGGAAAATTACTGAATGTcgacatattttcaatttttgcaatgCTTTCAACACTAATGACACTCCACTCTTAAAGAcattactccacgaatttggggtggtacgggtttcaagtgggtgATGCcctacgggatcgtagattgtggggctgagagtgattccattcatctcttcctgtatcagtgtaaacacCCGACCGCGACTGCTTCTTACGACggtttctgttgcaatgcgcaaccgttCGCCCCTCCTTCGATTCGTCCTAATGGTGGGTTTTCcacgaatcgcaggaggggCCGGGCGCAACGGTTGCGCATTTCAACAGAAGCCGTAGGAAGAAACagcgtccgtttccactgatacaggaggagatgaatggaatcaccctcttcccacaatctacgtcccgtataggcattacccgcctgaaactcgtaccacccccgattcgtggggtgatgcctttaaggttccTGCCACAGATCAAAGTTAAAAGCCTACATTCCCGGTGAAAGTAAGAAACAGCAGAGCatgttctcttcttccttccaTGTTCTCTTGAAAGTCCCGTTAAAATTCGTGTGAATAAAATTCCCTGTAattcaaaaatgtgaagaaagtaGAGTGCTGCTAACTCAAGAATGTGGAATGTATGTGTAGGGCAACTATTTCTTGTAAAGAGCCTCTACGCTAACTTTCCAGTAAATGTTTCCGCCAAGCCGCTCCCGCATGTGACGTTAACATAAGAACTTTTCTATCGAAGTGCCTTTCTAACagcaaaatttctggaaactgaATTTTACGTTAAATTCTAGGATGGCCCTATAATCTCAGTCGAACTGGAGCGTGGCGTACGCGGGTTCGGCTTCTCTATACGTGGTGGGCAAGAGTTCGGTGCTATGCCTTTGTTTGTACTGCGTATCGCTGAAGACGGTCCTGCAGCGGTTGACGGACGGTTAAAGGTGAGTTGGTGTAAGCGTTTCGACTATCTTAAAGATGAACGAATAGATTCCAGGTGGGAGATCAGTTAATTTCTATTAACGGTCGTGATACTAAAGGTCTCACACATGAAGAAGCCATCCAACTTATCAAACAGCATCCAACCGTTCGTCTAACTATACGACGCCATAAGCTTCCCTGAGTTTCCTCTTTGAGAAGGTTCCTATTTTTTTGCGCTTACAATCCTTTCAAACTTCTCTTCGAACGAATCCATTTGTTGTCCTGTACAGTTcgtaatgtttctttttctaactttATTACCGCTGTACTAGAAATCTGGAAATGTTCTCATTGCAAATGCTATTCACTGTACTTACCGTACACCAGCCAAATTGAAGTGCTACATACCCAGAGATAGGAGGGCAGTAGTCGTTTTAACGTCAACGCTTTAACTCGTCCGCTGCAGGCTCAGTTTAATGTTGGTAGTGAAGGTGATAGTTTGTCGTATATAGTTAGCACAGTTGACACTTGACATCGTCCTCAGCGTGATCCTGACGGTCCTTTAACATCTCTTATCCATGCACATATATAGTTCTAATACccgacacacacatacacactcaACATGGGTCTCAGTTCCTATTCATTGAATTATTATACGTCAACATTGAGTTACTGTACTTGTTCCGTTATAATTGCTTTATTTGattgtatttttgttattttggtATTACCCGTGACATTTTCGTTCGTTTGCGTTTATTTGTACATACAAAAGATCCTCTGAATATCACTTCTTCAGTGCGATAGATTATCGATAAAATTGCTATCATCAACTTGTTCCTTTTTGGTGAAGGGCTTTAATGTTCCGTTAGGACTCCTGTGGTCAAAAAGAAACGCTACAGGATATTCCTCATAAATCCGAAGTTAAATCAGTAGTTCAAAGAATGTCGACTAGCGTAGCAGTTCCACCAATCATGATTGCATTTGAATTGGGTCTTCATACGAAGCGTCAATAGTCACCCTACTGTTTGTACAAACCTTCTTAGCTTTAACTTGCAGCAGCAAAGCTGCAGTAGCTGCAGCGGCAAAAATTTCCTTGTAACCCATCTAAGCGGCTGAACCGTGCCACAGAAGAAACTGCACGACTCCACACAGCGGTATTTCGAGAACaacatttacaaaaaatgaCCGGATGTAGGGCGCAGGCTAACCAAAATCTCCTAAGCATTAACAGTGTTAGTAATTTGGTGGAAACTCACAATGTGTAGCTTACTCTAATGACTTAACTCCTTCACTAGCGGGTTCGTGGAAATGCCGTAGGAATTCCAGTGATATCATGAAAAGCGGGAGCAATTTAGCTGGAGGGTAACTGCAAAATTGTCGAAAATACAGGAAGAGAAGTGATTGCCACAAATTCGGTTCCGGCAGCAGAGACGAACGAGGGAGGCGACGGCTTCCGCCAGTCTTCTTCACAATCCCCAGTTTTCTGGAGAAGATAACGTCCGTACATGAGTCGATATGGTCCGGGTACTGATCTATGTTCCAGACATAGTATGGCATGCAGAGTTGAGACGTCTGATTGTTCCTCGTCATCAACCGACCGTTTGTTGCTAAACGCGCGTCGTACCGTCCTGGTTTCGGAGATAGGATAAAACATGCAATGAACGCCATGAAAGGCGGTCGCAAAATCCGTCAAATTCTGCGGAATTGTGCTTTTAACTGCATACTTAACTCACAACGTAGCTAGTAATCTAGCATCTGTGTCATTATTGTGGGTAACCCTAGTGATCTACATAGGCCAATggttctattattttatcattgtattattatcttattatgCTAGAAAGCGTTGGATTTGCATTTTAGTAGCGGTCGTAACGCAGTGATCATGTGCACAATAAACCTGGGGTTGGGAAAAAATCTGATAGATTCGTAGCGGCGCGCATGTAGCCGCTGCTGGTACGAGTTAAGATGAGTTAAGGTTAAGAGTTTAACTCTCGTTGGCGACGTATTTGCGAGTCTTgaactgcacttttttctttttctttaagattGCTATGAGCTTTATGTTGGCAAGAATGAATGCTTAGCTGTATATAAAGGGTGCTTATCAAAAAATCTGTTAAGAGTTAGAGCTGTGCGGAAAACTTTGTTGGCATCAGAAATCATGTCTCACCttgtttttccatattttttcactttgttcCATTCCTAATTGTATTTGTTGAGAACATCATGGAGGAGTTAGTGAAAAAATAGATGCATTTTGGGGTTGTCCCGATATAGGAACCACTGAGATGACTGCTTTCACGACTTCTCTCGGAGGCGGAGGATGGAAGGTTGAAGGGTTCTCGAATCAGCAGGGGATGGGACGGCGCATGCGGCCACCGCCCAACCACGCGTGGACCCCCACCACCTTGACTGCCTCCTGGAGGCAAAC
Coding sequences within it:
- a CDS encoding hypothetical protein (NECATOR_CHRIV.G15201.T1), with translation MFYPISETRTVRRAFSNKRSVDDEEQSDVSTLHAILCLEHRSVPGPYRLMYGRYLLQKTGDCEEDWRKPSPPSFVSAAGTEFVAITSLPVFSTILQLPSS